One Bradyrhizobium sp. CCGB12 genomic window carries:
- a CDS encoding IS5 family transposase (programmed frameshift), with protein MAKQVYWLSDAEWQRIEPLLPRGRRGAHRVDDRRVISGIVHMLRCGARWRDCPEVYGPYTTVYNRFNRWSRQGIWTDIFYALTGSTGMYGAASVDSTYIKAHRSAAGAKGGPFNNAIGRSRGGQTTKIHALTDEIGRPYALLITAGNVHDLDGARRLLTLGHRPKSVIADRAYDARSLREELAQRRIKAVIPPNPTRKHPHRYDKRAYKGRNVIERMFCRLKDFRRIATRYDKRADIFLSAILLTAALLWWLN; from the exons ATGGCAAAGCAAGTCTATTGGTTGAGCGATGCAGAGTGGCAGCGAATAGAGCCGTTGTTGCCGCGAGGCCGCCGCGGAGCGCACCGGGTGGATGATCGCCGGGTGATCAGCGGGATCGTCCATATGCTGCGATGTGGGGCGCGTTGGCGCGACTGCCCGGAGGTCTACGGCCCGTATACGACGGTTTACAATCGCTTCAATCGCTGGAGCCGTCAGGGGATTTGGACCGATATTTTCTATGCCCTGACGGGGTCGACTGGCATGTACGGGGCGGCATCTGTTGATTCCACCTACATCAAAGCCCACCGCTCGGCAGCCGGCGCAAAAGGGGGGCCTT TCAACAATGCCATCGGCCGCTCGCGTGGCGGGCAAACGACCAAAATCCACGCGCTGACCGATGAGATCGGGCGTCCATATGCCTTGTTGATCACGGCTGGAAACGTCCACGACCTCGACGGAGCCCGCCGTCTGCTCACTTTGGGGCATCGACCGAAGAGTGTCATTGCCGACCGAGCCTATGACGCCAGAAGCTTGCGCGAGGAACTCGCACAGCGGCGGATCAAGGCGGTCATCCCCCCAAATCCGACCCGTAAGCACCCGCATCGCTACGACAAACGCGCCTACAAAGGCCGCAACGTCATCGAGCGCATGTTTTGTCGCCTGAAGGACTTCCGCCGCATCGCCACCCGATATGACAAGCGCGCAGATATCTTCCTCTCAGCAATCCTTCTGACCGCCGCCTTGCTCTGGTGGCTCAATTGA
- a CDS encoding ATP-binding protein — protein sequence MTLLLRLHVLIVVALLPAIALLIYNEFDLRRTRQIEVQGQALNLAELAAAEQRQIVQGIHQTLIALSELPAIKAKDAAGCNAYLAKIKQRYPGFISFIVVDRNGNSFCDATDDHKPSTAAGRPYFADVLRTGEFTVGQFAIGRQTGRNVLHFALPFFGDDGRVGGVVIAALGLDWLADSLNRRNVPPGAALAVVDRNGTYLAHYPDNARFVGRKMASHHDLSRNDRTTADLVDRDGVERIVGYSTLKDVSGGLLIGFGLDKARAFAEIQRGTQRGILQIVLSTTLVLILTSLSARRFIHRPLGKLVDAANQWQFGKFDQRVDIHGTSEIARVAEAFNTMADALDHREHQLSEAKEKAEEAATRITMIFESTTDGVIIIDRDWSVSYLNGPAKLRLAHDRDVIGLPLAEALPATADLVVLKQIREAASEQRPIFLETFCQRTQVWYTISAFPSSQGLAVFLRDITEHKHALEARRTMEEQLHQSQKMESVGQLTGGVAHDFNNLLTVISANLELIESTTDPGKIRRCAEAARRATDRGAKLTAQLLAFSRRQALRPKLVDANELIVEFQGLIQQAVGDTCEVRLQTDEKLWLCHVDPALLETALLNLALNARDAMAERGVLRIETKNIVVELGMPECSPGSYVRLSVTDNGSGMPREVQDRVFEPFFTTKELGKGTGLGLSMVYGFVRQSGGHIAVQSAPGAGTTITLYLPASRRERDTKPDATETHALPAGSERVLVVEDNDDLLNVTSAMLSTFGYQVSCAHNGAEALRTLRSDQPFELLFSDIVMPNGMNGIELAREARRLRKDIKVLLTSGYAEGMLQRNDAVGEFPVIDKPFSLADLARRVRSTLREA from the coding sequence GTGACTCTCCTGCTGCGGTTACATGTGCTGATCGTTGTCGCGTTGCTGCCTGCGATCGCGCTCCTGATCTACAATGAGTTCGACCTGCGTCGAACCCGCCAGATTGAGGTGCAGGGTCAGGCTCTCAACCTCGCCGAACTCGCCGCTGCTGAGCAGCGGCAGATCGTGCAGGGAATTCATCAGACGCTGATCGCCTTGTCGGAACTTCCTGCGATAAAGGCGAAGGACGCTGCGGGATGCAATGCTTACCTTGCCAAGATTAAGCAACGATATCCGGGCTTCATCAGTTTCATCGTGGTCGACAGAAATGGCAACTCGTTCTGCGATGCAACCGACGACCACAAGCCCTCGACCGCGGCAGGTAGACCCTACTTCGCGGATGTCCTGAGAACCGGTGAATTTACAGTCGGCCAGTTCGCGATTGGCCGCCAGACCGGCCGGAACGTCCTTCATTTCGCCCTGCCGTTCTTCGGCGATGATGGCCGCGTCGGCGGTGTCGTTATAGCCGCGCTCGGCCTGGATTGGCTGGCCGACTCCCTCAATCGGCGGAATGTTCCGCCTGGTGCCGCGCTTGCCGTCGTCGACCGCAATGGCACATACCTTGCCCACTACCCCGACAATGCCCGGTTTGTCGGCCGCAAGATGGCTAGCCACCATGATCTAAGCCGCAACGATCGCACCACGGCCGATCTCGTTGACCGCGATGGCGTTGAACGGATCGTGGGCTACTCGACGCTGAAGGATGTTTCCGGAGGGCTTCTCATCGGCTTTGGCCTGGACAAGGCCCGGGCATTCGCCGAGATCCAACGCGGTACTCAGAGGGGGATACTTCAGATCGTGCTGAGCACGACGCTGGTTCTGATCCTGACATCGTTAAGCGCCCGTCGATTTATCCATCGCCCGCTGGGGAAGCTCGTCGATGCCGCCAATCAATGGCAATTCGGCAAATTCGACCAGCGTGTGGACATCCACGGTACGTCAGAAATAGCAAGAGTGGCCGAGGCATTCAATACGATGGCAGACGCGCTGGACCACCGTGAGCATCAATTGTCCGAAGCAAAGGAGAAAGCAGAGGAAGCTGCAACTCGGATCACGATGATCTTCGAGAGTACCACCGACGGCGTGATCATAATCGATCGAGACTGGTCAGTCAGCTATCTCAACGGACCTGCCAAGCTGCGACTGGCCCATGACCGAGATGTCATCGGCCTGCCCCTTGCGGAAGCCCTTCCCGCCACCGCCGATCTCGTCGTCCTGAAGCAAATTCGTGAGGCGGCGTCGGAGCAACGACCGATCTTTCTCGAGACGTTTTGTCAACGTACTCAAGTCTGGTACACAATAAGCGCGTTCCCATCGAGTCAGGGCCTGGCGGTCTTCCTACGGGATATCACCGAACACAAGCACGCCCTTGAAGCACGGCGTACGATGGAAGAGCAACTCCATCAGAGTCAAAAGATGGAGTCCGTCGGCCAGCTTACCGGCGGCGTTGCTCATGACTTCAACAACCTTCTTACCGTCATTTCCGCAAACCTTGAGCTCATCGAAAGCACGACGGATCCTGGCAAAATCCGTCGGTGTGCCGAGGCCGCGCGACGCGCTACTGATCGAGGTGCAAAGCTAACGGCCCAACTACTCGCCTTCTCGCGGCGGCAGGCACTAAGGCCGAAATTAGTCGACGCAAACGAGCTCATTGTCGAGTTTCAAGGGCTCATTCAACAGGCCGTCGGGGACACCTGCGAAGTCCGACTGCAGACGGACGAGAAGCTGTGGCTGTGCCATGTCGATCCTGCTCTGCTGGAGACTGCTCTGCTTAACCTCGCCCTGAATGCTCGGGACGCCATGGCAGAAAGAGGTGTTCTCCGCATCGAGACGAAGAACATTGTGGTGGAATTGGGCATGCCTGAATGTTCTCCAGGATCGTACGTTCGCCTGTCCGTCACAGATAACGGCAGCGGAATGCCTCGCGAAGTGCAGGACCGGGTGTTTGAACCTTTCTTCACGACCAAAGAGCTTGGTAAGGGTACTGGGCTCGGGCTCAGCATGGTCTATGGCTTTGTCCGACAATCCGGAGGACATATAGCTGTGCAGAGTGCACCGGGAGCAGGTACCACGATCACGCTATATCTGCCTGCAAGCAGACGGGAGCGCGACACCAAACCGGATGCCACCGAGACGCACGCATTGCCCGCGGGCTCGGAGAGAGTTTTAGTCGTCGAAGACAACGATGATCTCCTGAACGTCACTTCGGCAATGCTCTCCACATTCGGCTATCAGGTTTCCTGCGCCCACAATGGCGCAGAAGCGCTTCGGACTCTCCGGAGTGACCAACCGTTCGAGCTTCTGTTCAGTGATATCGTAATGCCAAACGGAATGAACGGCATTGAGCTAGCCCGCGAAGCGAGGCGGCTACGCAAGGATATCAAGGTCCTGCTCACCTCGGGCTACGCCGAGGGCATGCTGCAACGAAATGATGCCGTTGGCGAATTTCCTGTTATTGACAAGCCCTTCAGCCTAGCCGACCTGGCGAGACGTGTCCGGTCAACCTTGCGCGAAGCATGA
- a CDS encoding SDR family NAD(P)-dependent oxidoreductase, with product MDQAEKVVIVTGASRGIGAGIVQRFLAKSYGAVACSRTIATTGQPNLVEVAGDISQPETASLVVRTAIQRFGRVDTLINNAGAFLPKPFTEYTESEFTTLAQVNLGGFFHVTQRAIAEMLNRGSGHVVNITSSLLAEQPLKSLPAAMTAITKGGLNAVTRSLAIEYADKGIRVNAVAPGAIRTPMHAIDTHAVLATLHPMGRIGEIQEIADAVLYLEGAAFVTGEILHVDGGAHAGRW from the coding sequence ATGGATCAAGCAGAGAAAGTTGTCATAGTAACGGGTGCCTCTCGAGGAATTGGCGCCGGAATAGTCCAGCGATTCCTAGCCAAGAGCTACGGAGCCGTAGCGTGTTCGCGAACGATCGCGACAACCGGTCAACCAAACCTGGTCGAAGTCGCCGGCGACATCTCTCAGCCAGAGACGGCCTCGTTGGTTGTCAGGACTGCGATACAGCGCTTCGGACGCGTGGACACCCTCATTAATAATGCCGGAGCCTTTCTGCCCAAACCTTTTACCGAATACACCGAGAGCGAATTTACGACGCTCGCGCAAGTAAACCTCGGAGGCTTCTTTCACGTCACGCAGCGAGCCATCGCGGAAATGCTCAATCGAGGGAGCGGACACGTCGTCAACATTACGTCCAGTCTTCTGGCCGAGCAGCCATTGAAAAGCCTCCCCGCGGCCATGACCGCGATCACCAAGGGTGGACTCAACGCCGTGACGCGATCCCTCGCGATCGAATATGCGGACAAGGGTATCCGCGTGAACGCAGTGGCTCCCGGAGCGATCCGCACCCCGATGCACGCGATCGATACGCACGCCGTCCTCGCAACGCTACACCCAATGGGCCGCATCGGGGAAATTCAGGAAATCGCCGATGCAGTGCTCTATCTCGAAGGCGCCGCTTTCGTCACCGGAGAGATCTTGCACGTCGATGGCGGAGCTCACGCCGGACGCTGGTGA
- a CDS encoding helix-turn-helix domain-containing protein, with protein MNLIDHSTDVGTREPAAIGAGSIRCFRPKLLTGIIDAIWDLDIPDDETAKAFTIKWAPGTSLLLMAQYRAPALVRQGERVLPNKCATQIQSSSLTLQPTGALGIVIVCLRPDAANRVVSAPLGQFANTNIHLGSIFSRGDVSVCDELLAGARNSCERIATVEAFLIRRARPEQDSLASHAASCLRRDPTLPMKLLASMLSVSTRQLSRSFNATFGMPPKQFARLARIERIVAERRKGLSWAEIACACDLADQSHLAREFRGIIGEGPTEFFAHEIREGAGRMTEANFVVQRAV; from the coding sequence ATGAACCTCATCGACCATTCCACTGACGTCGGGACGCGAGAGCCAGCTGCGATTGGCGCCGGATCAATTCGATGTTTCCGCCCTAAATTGCTGACGGGGATCATTGATGCGATTTGGGATCTGGACATTCCTGATGACGAAACAGCCAAGGCGTTCACCATTAAATGGGCGCCTGGCACGTCTCTGCTGTTGATGGCGCAATACAGAGCGCCGGCGCTCGTTCGTCAGGGAGAACGAGTCTTGCCGAACAAATGCGCAACCCAGATCCAATCCTCGTCTCTCACTCTCCAGCCGACGGGGGCGCTTGGAATCGTAATAGTGTGTCTGCGGCCCGACGCGGCCAACCGCGTCGTCAGCGCGCCACTGGGACAATTTGCCAATACCAACATTCACCTTGGAAGTATCTTCAGCCGCGGCGATGTATCGGTATGCGACGAATTGCTCGCCGGGGCGCGCAATAGCTGTGAGAGGATTGCAACCGTTGAAGCTTTCTTGATTCGACGCGCTCGACCAGAGCAGGACAGCTTGGCTTCCCACGCCGCATCCTGCCTTAGGCGAGATCCGACGTTGCCGATGAAGCTGCTCGCATCGATGCTGAGCGTCAGCACGAGGCAGTTATCGCGATCTTTCAACGCTACATTTGGAATGCCTCCAAAGCAGTTTGCACGCCTTGCGCGCATCGAGAGGATTGTTGCCGAGCGGCGCAAGGGGTTGTCGTGGGCTGAGATCGCATGCGCTTGCGATTTGGCCGATCAGTCGCATCTCGCCAGAGAGTTCAGGGGAATCATCGGCGAAGGACCTACGGAATTCTTCGCCCACGAGATACGCGAGGGTGCTGGAAGAATGACAGAGGCCAATTTTGTCGTTCAGCGGGCCGTTTGA
- a CDS encoding nitronate monooxygenase family protein codes for MSFHRQSIVDLLGIEIPIIQAPMLGAVTGEMIIGVAEAGGLGSLPASHLGAEETRDIVAKIRRQTSKPINLNFLCHEQPMANPEQEEAWVQRLRPYYSELGLAFEPSRSGIQLSTFGSAHCTLLEELAPEVVSFHFGLPPKHLLKRVRNTGAKILSSATTVEEAEWLEEAGCDAIIAQGLEAGGHRGTFLRHKLDTQIGTMALVPQIVDAVKVPVIAAGGIADPRGVTAAFALGAAAVQVGTAFLFCEEANISPLCRKALKAARPEQTLVTNVFTGRPARVCETRIVRELGPIAKNVPAFPLAASPLAPLRAASEPHGSTDFMPLWCGQAARLSPELSAAELTIWLSKSGERRL; via the coding sequence ATGAGCTTCCATCGCCAGTCAATTGTTGATCTGCTCGGAATCGAAATTCCGATTATTCAAGCGCCAATGCTGGGTGCTGTTACGGGCGAGATGATCATTGGAGTCGCGGAAGCGGGCGGGCTAGGTTCGCTTCCTGCGTCTCATTTGGGTGCCGAAGAGACGCGAGATATTGTCGCCAAGATTCGACGGCAGACGTCGAAACCTATAAATCTCAATTTTCTTTGCCACGAACAACCGATGGCGAACCCGGAACAGGAGGAGGCTTGGGTTCAGCGTTTGAGGCCGTACTATAGCGAGCTCGGCCTCGCTTTCGAGCCAAGCCGTTCCGGCATTCAACTATCGACATTCGGGAGTGCCCATTGCACGCTTCTGGAAGAACTTGCGCCCGAGGTCGTCAGCTTTCACTTCGGCCTTCCGCCCAAGCACCTTCTGAAGCGAGTACGCAACACCGGCGCAAAGATCCTATCGTCGGCGACGACCGTCGAAGAAGCGGAGTGGCTTGAGGAAGCCGGTTGCGATGCCATCATCGCCCAGGGCCTCGAGGCTGGAGGGCATCGCGGAACGTTCCTCCGGCACAAACTTGACACGCAAATCGGCACGATGGCATTAGTCCCGCAGATCGTCGACGCGGTGAAAGTGCCGGTCATAGCAGCCGGCGGTATTGCGGATCCCAGGGGAGTCACCGCTGCATTCGCGTTGGGAGCTGCGGCGGTTCAAGTCGGCACTGCATTTCTCTTCTGTGAGGAGGCGAACATTTCTCCTTTGTGCCGCAAGGCATTAAAGGCTGCCCGACCCGAGCAAACGCTGGTCACAAATGTCTTTACCGGCCGGCCGGCCCGCGTGTGCGAGACGAGGATCGTTCGAGAGCTTGGTCCAATCGCGAAAAATGTACCGGCCTTTCCGCTCGCCGCGAGCCCTTTGGCGCCCCTGCGCGCCGCTTCTGAGCCGCATGGCAGCACAGACTTCATGCCTTTATGGTGCGGTCAGGCTGCGCGGCTAAGCCCTGAGCTGTCGGCCGCGGAACTGACGATATGGTTGTCGAAGTCGGGTGAGCGACGATTGTAG
- a CDS encoding ABC transporter substrate-binding protein, with protein sequence MDRRQLLTGAAGFAIGATAISAPAIVQARTKLRLGHLHVVAVDGQILTGLDRGSFERHGIEFERSEFNTGPEVFEAMAAGQLDVLSAGGVISNYLALGAGRAFLINDIEVATAQLWVRPDLGVRTFADLRGKRIATTTRTTAHIFLDRALRANNIDNSEVEVRNSSMSAAVASFISGEVPAVALWVPFNITVREKLPSAVKLVDASAFYPQSAVVGGWVARHDYYSSNRDVIVGIIRGWADANDYMVRNSAGAAEALQKNHYRHATVNDIAEALKAQKMFSSREWKRLYSDGTVVKWLQQVSDFFMTEAGSVKSTPAAEYFDPSIYLSTIG encoded by the coding sequence ATGGACAGACGGCAACTTCTGACCGGCGCGGCGGGCTTCGCGATCGGCGCAACCGCGATATCAGCGCCTGCGATTGTCCAGGCCAGGACGAAACTCCGGCTGGGCCATTTACACGTCGTCGCGGTCGATGGGCAGATTTTGACCGGTCTCGATCGCGGCTCGTTCGAGCGCCACGGGATCGAGTTCGAGCGCTCGGAATTCAATACCGGGCCCGAGGTCTTCGAAGCGATGGCCGCCGGTCAGCTTGACGTGTTGTCGGCGGGCGGCGTGATCTCCAACTATCTGGCACTTGGCGCCGGCCGCGCCTTCCTGATCAACGACATCGAGGTCGCCACCGCACAGCTCTGGGTGCGGCCCGATCTGGGTGTCCGGACGTTCGCCGATCTCCGGGGCAAGCGCATTGCTACGACCACCAGGACGACCGCTCACATCTTTCTCGATCGCGCGTTACGCGCCAACAACATCGACAATTCCGAGGTTGAGGTACGCAATAGCAGCATGTCGGCGGCAGTTGCCTCGTTCATTTCCGGCGAGGTTCCGGCGGTTGCGCTCTGGGTGCCCTTCAACATCACGGTTCGCGAGAAGCTGCCAAGTGCCGTCAAGTTGGTGGATGCGTCGGCATTTTATCCGCAATCGGCGGTCGTCGGCGGCTGGGTTGCACGGCATGATTATTACAGCAGCAACAGGGACGTTATCGTCGGGATCATCCGCGGCTGGGCGGACGCGAATGATTACATGGTGCGCAACAGCGCCGGTGCGGCTGAGGCCTTGCAGAAAAACCACTACCGTCACGCGACGGTCAACGACATCGCCGAAGCACTCAAGGCGCAAAAGATGTTTTCGTCGCGGGAGTGGAAGCGGCTCTATTCCGACGGCACGGTGGTCAAATGGCTCCAGCAGGTCAGCGACTTCTTCATGACCGAAGCCGGTTCGGTAAAGTCGACGCCGGCAGCGGAATATTTCGATCCAAGTATTTATCTCTCGACAATCGGGTAA
- a CDS encoding adenylate/guanylate cyclase domain-containing protein, translating to MTNDRLKEQRKLRIGFRTSIVTLFVAVVLFVGLTLVYLSFNRVSKITQTAASTFIDKVAQLGAGRIDSKFRNVRDNLEILAGLPSIQSAEIEDNSRLYGLMASMLRNNPQIFNLYVGYEDGSFLEMDVIDRAKPAFRTSLGVEEDAAFRVVIISRTGAASSAPVTVYLSENLIQVAETKAPTSYDPRQRPWYVEAFKDQKTLLTGPYVFFATGQPGYTLRTVLKEGRRGVVAADLLLNRLEEMLGEQKLGDSGLAFLFDDSLRIVGHPEMSRLMDEIPERGDELPRISAIKLPGLAHAVEAWRKGGASQQFFADDAGRSYVAAFQRVETAGNANIKLAVIAPLDEFFAKIISERSGLFVLALGFVLGMLPLAIWLGSMLARSLRNLAQQTDEIQHFQLADRPRLHSLITEINELGRSVFTMRTAIRNFSSFVPRPIVRQLIESGASIELGGTRREVTVLFTDVADFTAKTEKADPSEVMIFTSRYFAALSETIMEHHGTIDKFIGDAVMALWNAPDDDADHVVHACEAVLACVKRNGELNERFREAGWPAYVTRFGLHVGDAVVGNVGSSDRMNYTALGATINLAARLEGLNKNYGTQILASADVKARVGSRFAFRSVDEIRPKGFAEAVAIYELCGELDGNGGSELAFCERWDAVYASIRNEEASAALMRISDFLHEYPRDGVAQYHVERLRVAVQQRKLLATSRH from the coding sequence ATGACCAACGACCGTCTCAAGGAACAGCGCAAACTCCGTATCGGGTTTCGTACCTCGATCGTCACGCTGTTCGTGGCGGTGGTGCTGTTCGTCGGATTGACGCTGGTCTATCTCAGCTTCAACCGCGTCTCGAAGATCACGCAGACGGCGGCAAGCACCTTCATCGACAAGGTAGCGCAGCTCGGTGCCGGCCGGATCGATTCGAAGTTTCGCAATGTGCGCGACAATCTCGAGATCCTGGCCGGTCTGCCATCGATTCAATCGGCCGAAATCGAGGACAATTCTCGCCTCTATGGCCTGATGGCCTCGATGCTGCGCAACAACCCGCAGATATTCAATCTGTATGTCGGCTATGAGGATGGCTCGTTCCTGGAAATGGACGTGATCGATCGCGCAAAGCCGGCTTTCCGAACCAGCCTCGGCGTGGAGGAAGATGCTGCGTTTCGCGTGGTCATCATTTCCCGCACCGGCGCAGCGTCATCGGCACCCGTTACCGTGTATCTATCTGAAAATCTGATCCAGGTCGCGGAGACCAAGGCGCCGACGAGCTACGACCCGCGCCAGCGTCCCTGGTATGTCGAGGCGTTCAAGGACCAGAAGACGTTGTTGACCGGGCCGTATGTGTTCTTTGCGACCGGACAGCCCGGCTACACGTTGCGAACGGTGCTGAAGGAGGGCCGTCGCGGCGTGGTGGCGGCCGATCTCCTGCTCAATCGGCTCGAGGAAATGCTGGGCGAGCAAAAGCTCGGCGATTCCGGGCTCGCCTTTCTGTTCGACGACTCGTTACGGATTGTTGGCCATCCCGAGATGAGCCGGCTGATGGACGAGATTCCCGAGCGCGGCGACGAACTGCCCCGGATCAGCGCCATCAAGCTGCCCGGCCTTGCGCACGCGGTCGAGGCGTGGCGAAAGGGCGGCGCTTCGCAGCAGTTTTTTGCGGATGATGCCGGACGCAGCTATGTGGCCGCTTTCCAGCGCGTCGAGACGGCGGGCAATGCCAATATCAAGCTGGCCGTGATCGCGCCGCTCGACGAATTTTTCGCGAAGATCATTTCCGAGCGCAGCGGGCTGTTTGTGCTGGCGCTCGGCTTTGTGCTCGGCATGCTGCCGCTGGCCATCTGGCTCGGCTCCATGCTGGCACGATCGCTGCGCAATCTCGCGCAACAGACCGACGAGATCCAGCACTTTCAGCTCGCGGATCGGCCGCGTCTTCATTCGCTCATCACCGAAATCAACGAACTCGGCCGTTCGGTCTTTACGATGCGGACGGCCATTCGCAATTTCTCCAGCTTCGTTCCGCGGCCGATCGTGCGGCAGCTCATCGAGTCCGGAGCGTCAATCGAACTCGGCGGGACGCGACGGGAGGTCACGGTGCTGTTTACCGACGTCGCAGATTTCACGGCCAAGACGGAAAAAGCTGATCCATCCGAGGTCATGATCTTCACCTCGCGCTATTTCGCGGCGTTGTCGGAGACGATCATGGAGCACCACGGTACCATCGACAAATTCATCGGCGATGCCGTGATGGCGCTCTGGAATGCGCCCGATGACGATGCCGATCACGTTGTGCACGCCTGCGAGGCCGTGCTGGCCTGCGTCAAGCGCAACGGCGAATTGAACGAACGGTTCCGCGAAGCCGGCTGGCCGGCTTACGTCACCCGCTTCGGCTTGCATGTGGGAGATGCCGTCGTTGGCAATGTCGGCTCTTCCGATCGCATGAACTACACCGCGCTCGGCGCCACCATCAATCTGGCCGCCCGCCTGGAGGGATTGAACAAGAATTACGGAACGCAGATCCTCGCCAGCGCCGACGTCAAGGCACGGGTCGGATCCAGATTCGCTTTTCGCAGTGTCGACGAGATAAGGCCCAAGGGGTTTGCCGAGGCGGTGGCGATCTACGAACTGTGTGGCGAACTGGACGGCAATGGCGGCTCGGAATTGGCCTTCTGCGAACGCTGGGACGCTGTCTATGCGTCGATTCGGAACGAGGAGGCGAGCGCCGCCTTGATGCGAATTTCCGATTTTCTCCACGAATATCCCCGGGACGGCGTCGCGCAATATCACGTCGAGCGTCTTCGTGTGGCGGTCCAGCAGCGGAAATTGCTCGCAACGTCCCGGCATTGA
- a CDS encoding transporter, with protein sequence MATLCAIALMPVSVKADNGGIGFWLPGTMGSLSAVPGQPGMSYTFQYIHLDAVAGGGKALQNNANIVAGLRAKADVGVFLPTYTFATPVLGGQLTIGAATVPGNIGVDINATLTGPRGNAVSGSAFDNRVTWGDLYYIGTLKWNFGVNNFMTYLFGNIPSGTYDSTRLANLSPGFVSVDTGGGYTYLNPKTGREFSAVAGFSFNGTNNALDYRNGIDFHADLAASQFIGKTVHMGLVGYVYQQVTGDSGTGAKLGDNRGSAIGLGPQIGIFFPAWEGYTGYVNFRGYVDIHTENRPTNSTFMATLSFTPATPEQPVTPRGPRHLK encoded by the coding sequence ATGGCGACGCTGTGCGCGATCGCGCTGATGCCGGTTTCGGTAAAGGCAGACAACGGCGGCATCGGTTTCTGGTTGCCGGGCACCATGGGCAGCCTCTCGGCAGTGCCTGGCCAGCCCGGGATGAGCTATACCTTTCAGTATATCCACCTCGACGCTGTCGCCGGCGGAGGCAAGGCCCTTCAGAACAATGCCAACATCGTTGCTGGCCTGCGTGCAAAAGCCGATGTTGGAGTCTTCCTGCCGACCTACACTTTCGCAACGCCCGTGCTCGGCGGCCAGTTGACGATCGGTGCGGCGACGGTACCAGGCAATATCGGCGTCGATATCAACGCGACGCTGACGGGCCCGCGCGGCAACGCGGTTTCCGGTTCGGCCTTCGACAACAGGGTCACCTGGGGTGACCTGTATTACATCGGCACCCTGAAATGGAATTTCGGCGTCAATAACTTCATGACGTACCTGTTCGGCAACATCCCGAGCGGCACCTATGATTCCACTCGCCTTGCCAATCTCAGTCCCGGGTTTGTCTCGGTCGATACCGGTGGCGGCTACACCTATCTCAACCCCAAGACCGGCCGGGAGTTTTCGGCGGTCGCGGGGTTCAGCTTCAACGGTACGAATAACGCTCTGGATTACCGCAACGGAATCGACTTCCATGCCGACCTGGCGGCTTCGCAGTTTATCGGCAAGACGGTTCACATGGGGTTGGTCGGATATGTGTATCAGCAGGTCACAGGCGATAGCGGTACCGGCGCAAAACTCGGCGACAACAGGGGCTCGGCGATCGGCCTCGGCCCGCAGATTGGCATCTTCTTCCCGGCATGGGAGGGATATACCGGCTATGTCAACTTCCGTGGCTATGTTGACATCCACACTGAAAACCGGCCGACGAACTCCACGTTCATGGCGACCCTGAGCTTTACGCCGGCCACTCCGGAGCAACCGGTAACGCCACGCGGGCCGCGGCACTTGAAATAG